The following coding sequences lie in one Nitrososphaerales archaeon genomic window:
- a CDS encoding YkgJ family cysteine cluster protein produces the protein MQFKCVENCSDCCIYREYYPDKSHGKIGVLLLPSERERIMQLAKKLGKTLTVLPRIGVGSEYRNGKKIGPKNVIAYQLMGIKENGDLCPFLDTVSDERSPHGGYRCMIYENRPLACKAYPVINGGKEVQLDIKCRFCKSCSDSVDGVQHELEALASIQRMVYSDEEDLWRYATGIGNEEDASLIRKGWIPET, from the coding sequence GTGCAATTCAAATGCGTAGAGAACTGTTCCGACTGTTGCATCTATAGGGAATACTATCCAGATAAAAGTCACGGTAAGATTGGTGTTTTGCTCTTACCATCTGAAAGAGAAAGGATTATGCAACTTGCCAAGAAGTTGGGTAAAACACTGACAGTTCTACCTCGAATAGGCGTAGGGAGTGAGTACAGAAATGGAAAGAAGATAGGTCCTAAGAATGTAATTGCGTACCAATTGATGGGAATTAAGGAAAATGGCGATCTCTGCCCTTTTCTTGACACGGTTAGCGATGAACGTTCTCCCCATGGGGGATACAGGTGCATGATATACGAAAATAGACCGTTGGCATGTAAAGCATATCCTGTCATAAATGGTGGTAAGGAAGTGCAATTGGACATCAAATGCAGGTTTTGTAAATCGTGTTCTGACAGTGTTGATGGTGTTCAGCATGAGTTGGAGGCACTTGCAAGCATACAGCGAATGGTGTATTCTGATGAAGAGGATCTATGGAGATACGCAACTGGTATTGGCAATGAGGAAGATGCGAGTCTTATCCGTAAAGGTTGGATTCCAGAAACCTAG
- a CDS encoding winged helix-turn-helix domain-containing protein → MVISYRNGIQIVGDVLRITNEFGLQGVNITLLLRKANLSYNRLSKLSQQLMSAGLLEEKMEEGKRLYLITEKGREYLKTYEQFESLATSFGLEL, encoded by the coding sequence TTGGTCATATCATATAGAAATGGAATCCAGATAGTTGGAGATGTATTGAGAATCACTAATGAATTTGGATTACAGGGCGTCAATATAACACTCCTTCTCAGGAAAGCTAACCTTTCGTATAACAGGCTCTCAAAACTTTCACAGCAGCTCATGAGTGCTGGCTTGCTGGAGGAAAAGATGGAGGAGGGCAAACGCCTCTACCTTATAACAGAAAAAGGTCGAGAATACCTGAAGACATACGAACAGTTCGAGTCGCTGGCTACATCGTTTGGGCTGGAACTTTAA